Genomic window (Streptomyces sp. TG1A-60):
GCGGAGCGGGTGGGCACAGACCGGTCACCCGCACCCGGCGACGGCGCTCAGCCCCCACCAACCGCACCGCCCCACCAGCCTGCGCGTAAAATCCGCACGTCAGGGCCGCTCCAAAGCCGCAGCGCGCCCACCGCACCGCCGCCGCAAGAGGAGCCGCCCCCTCATGGCCGAACACCCCGCCTACCCCGTAGGCCTCCGCCTCACCGGCCGCCGAGTGGTCGTCATCGGCGGGGGCCAGGTCGCCCAACGCCGTCTCCCCGCCCTCATCGCGGCCGGTGCCGACATCCTCCTCGTCTCCCCGTCCGCCACCCCCTCCGTGGAGGCGATGGCCGACGCCCGCGAGCTGACCTGGGAGAAGCGCCCCTACACGGAGGGTGACCTGGCCGGGGCCTGGTACGTCCTGATCGCCACCGGCGACCCGGAGGCGAACGCCCGTGCCTCGGCCGAAGCGGAGCGCCACCGCATCTGGTGCGTCCGCTCCGACAACGCCGAGGAAGCCACCGCCTGGACCCCGGCGACCGGCCACAGCGAGGGCGTCACGGTCGCCGTCCTCACCGCCAAGGCCCAGGGCCGCGACCCCCGCCACACCGCCGCCATCCGCGACGCGGTCGTCGAGGGCCTGCGCGACGGCACCCTCGTCGCCCCCCACCACCGCACCCGCACCCCCGGTGTCGCCCTGGTCGGCGGCGGCCCCGGTGACCCGGACCTGATCACCGTCCGAGGCCGCCGCCTCCTCGCCGAGGCCGACGTCGTCATCGCCGACCGTCTCGGCCCACGCGACCTGCTCGCCGAACTC
Coding sequences:
- the cobA gene encoding uroporphyrinogen-III C-methyltransferase → MAEHPAYPVGLRLTGRRVVVIGGGQVAQRRLPALIAAGADILLVSPSATPSVEAMADARELTWEKRPYTEGDLAGAWYVLIATGDPEANARASAEAERHRIWCVRSDNAEEATAWTPATGHSEGVTVAVLTAKAQGRDPRHTAAIRDAVVEGLRDGTLVAPHHRTRTPGVALVGGGPGDPDLITVRGRRLLAEADVVIADRLGPRDLLAELPPHVEVIDAAKIPYGRFMAQEAINNALIEHAKQGKSVVRLKGGDPYVFGRGMEELHALAEAGIPCTVVPGISSSISVPGAAGIPVTHRGVAHEFTVVSGHVAPDDERSLVDWPSLARLTGTLVILMGVDKIGRIAEALVANGKSPDTPVALVQEGTTAAQRRVDATLATVEEAVRTQEVKPPAVIVVGAVVRVGPAASA